In the Streptomyces cinnamoneus genome, GTAGGCGCGAGCGAGGGCCGCCGCGTCGTCGGTCGCCGCGGGACGCAGGAGGACGTCCGGGGTGAGGGCGCAGTAGTCAGCGATCATCCGCCTACCGTAGACGCCCTCATACTCCGGTATGCCCTCCTGGTTGGCTCCGTGGTGTGACGCCGCGTCAGCGGCCGTCTTCCTACGTTTCCCCTCGTCACAGCACCGAACGAGGGGGAAGACCCGATCATGCGCCGCTTCAAGCGCACCCTGGTCGCCGCCGCCCTGGCGACGACCGTCATGGCGGGCACGGCGGGGTGGGCCGCCGGCGGCGAGCAGAACGCCGTCACCGGCCCGCCCCCCGGCACCGCCGCCTGGCGCGCGGACCGCTCCCTCGCCCGGCCGCTGCCGGACCCCGCCACGGCCCGGCCCGCCGAGGTCTCCCGCTTCTTCGCCACGCTCACGGAGGCCGGACGACATGACCTGACGGCACGTCACTCCTTGGTCGTGGGCAACCTGGACGGCGCCCCCGTGGCCCTGCGGTACGAGGCCAACCGGTGGGCACTGACCGCCGAGCGCGACAAGGAGCGGGCGCGCTCCACCAACTCCTCGCTGCCGTCGTACGAGCGCCGGCGGGCCCGCGAGCTCGACGAGCGCTACACGCGGCTCCTCCGCCCCGGACGGCAGATCCTCGCCTTCGACCCCCGTGGCCGGGGCCAGCTGGCCGAGGTGTACGGCGACTGGGCGACCGCCCGCCGCACGGCGGTCGTCGTGCCCGGCTCGGACACCGACCTCGCCTCCTTCGACCGGGACGGGCGCCCCGACACCCCCGCCGGGATGGCCCGCGCCCTGCGCGAGGAGATGGCCCGGCAGGCCCCGGACACCCCCGCCGCCGTGATCGCCTGGGCCGGTTACACCACCCCGGTCGGGGTCGGACTCGA is a window encoding:
- a CDS encoding alpha/beta hydrolase — encoded protein: MRRFKRTLVAAALATTVMAGTAGWAAGGEQNAVTGPPPGTAAWRADRSLARPLPDPATARPAEVSRFFATLTEAGRHDLTARHSLVVGNLDGAPVALRYEANRWALTAERDKERARSTNSSLPSYERRRARELDERYTRLLRPGRQILAFDPRGRGQLAEVYGDWATARRTAVVVPGSDTDLASFDRDGRPDTPAGMARALREEMARQAPDTPAAVIAWAGYTTPVGVGLDAATGRLAQAGAPRLDRFLAGLAAAGTSAPPAVFCHSYGSVVCGLAAPELGSAEAADLVVLASPGVRAGSAAALRTGARVWAVRRNGADWIGRVPHVRLLGLGHGTDPTSASFGARPVASDGAHGHSGYFAPETRSLHNFARIALGRYDAVH